In the Candidatus Thermokryptus mobilis genome, GCATATTTAAGGCGTTGCTTCATCCCGGAAGAATAGCCACGCACTAGGTCATTACGACGGTTATAAAGATTAACGCTTTTTAAAGCGGACTCTATCCTCTCTCCAAAATTTTTCAATCCCCTTATCTTCGCTAAAATCTCAAGAGTTTCATAACCCGTAAATTCATCGTAAAGTTGAAGATAAGGTGCGACAAAACCGACATATTTAAACAAATCAAGTTTATCTATCCTTTTACCGTCAATTTGATAAATGACCTCACCAGAACTTGGGCTTAAAAGACCGGCAATTATTTTAACAAGTGTTGATTTCCCAGAGCCATTTTTCCCTGTTATGACCAATGAAGAGCCAATCTCAAGTTCAAAATTTACATCTTCAAAGACCGTCAAGCGCCCAAATTTTTTCCCTACATTTTTAACCTGTAACTTAAAATCCATTTTTGGAATTATTTTCTGATTAAAACGAACTTACCAATTTTTTCTTCACCGTCGGCAACGAGAATGTAAATGTAAACTCCACTTTTAACGATCTCTCCCGAACTATTTCTACCGTTCCAGCTCACAAAGTAACTTCCAAAGTTAAATTCTGGTTTAACCTTCGCTGAATAAACAAGATCAAGCCCAGTTGTAAAAATTTTCAAGTCAATCTCATCAAATCCTGATTCAACAGGTATAAGTACCTTTTCAACTCCATCGGCATAAAACGGGTTCGGGAAAACATCTCTTTCCTTAACGAGAGAAACTTGCGAATTTAAGATATTCAAACTTCCCCAATTATCAAAATCATTGACTTTTAACTTCGCCCTCAAACCGTTTCCGAGTGGTGTATAATCGTTGCCGGAAGAGGTTGTTATATGATATTCAAACTCAAATTCATCATTTGAGCGCAAAAAAGCATACTGAAGATTCACATTAGAAATTATTGCAACAATTGTATCGTTTTTCCAGACAAACATATAATACTGGGATGAAAGCGCTCCAGATGAATTTCTAACAGTAGCTTCATTTGATGTTAAAAACACTGGCTGTGTTTCAAACCTTATTTCAGGATAATTTTCCCCTTCCTTGTAATATCTTGGATTTGCTCTTTTGCCCGTGTAATAATTCCAAAGCGAGAATTCAACAAATTCACGTCTTAAAGTTGAATTGAAATCATTCAAAGCGAGTTCCAAAGCAACAAGTGGCGGTTCATCTCTTATAATCCCCCAAGTTTTAACCATCAACCTATGCGTAAACCTTGACTGAAAAAATATCCCGAGAACCGCAAGGTCATATCCATCGTGCTGATAAATTGGCGCTCTCGTATTCTTGAAAAATCTCGGGATATACTGGTAATAATCATTCACCTCGTCAAAAAGCGCCTCCTCAAGCCAGGTTGATGTCATCTCATAAAACCATATATTATCCTCCCAAAGTCCATAGGATAAAAGCTGAACTGCGTGATTAAACTCGTGTGCAAGCGTCACTTTCAAAGCACTTATACCTTGCGTGTAAAAAGAGCTTTTTGAATAGGAATTATCTATTCTCATAAAACTCAAGTATCTTTGCGCCTTCCCCAACTTCGGCAATGGATTTAGAGGGTCAAAAACTGTCTCACCATATAAACCTTCCGGGAGATTTAAAATATAGATGTCATATTCTGGACCACCACCCGCTGACCCATCGTTAAAATTAAACTCAAAGCCAAATATTTCCACTTGAACCTTATATACAGAGTCAATATATCTTGCAACTGAATCTACATAACCTCTCCAAGAGTTTGGAATTCTATTCCCAAGCTCATCAATCAAGAACGGCTCGTTAACCCCGGTAGTATCAAAATGAATTCTGAACTTCCCACTCCTTGTCAATATGCTCGTTTGAAGCTGTGGTCTCTCAAGCGCTTTCTTTATGTTCGTTTTTTGAATCTCGTTAAATTTATCCCAATTCCGTCCAACTTCAACATAAAGACCAAATCCACACTTTCCTGTGTTAAACGGTTGAAAATTAAATGGTTTTTCAACCTCTATACCCATTCTATCGCAGAGAGTTAGATAAACTTGTTCAGCTTTTTCTTGTCCATAAATATGCCCGATTAAAAAAATTAACAAAAGTAAAAGCCACATTTTAAAATTGACCTTTATTGTTGATAATAAATTTAACGCTTCCACTCGCGCTGTTTATCAAAAACAGATCAAGAAACCCATCAAAATCTAAATCAACAACACCAAGATAATTGAACTTTCCTTTAAAACCTCCAGCGTTGAACTTCTCAAATTTTTCATCTTTATTAATGTAAATATAAACACTCCCTCTCATTCTGTCAAAAAGAGCGAAATCCTTCTTAAAATCACCGTTTAAATCGGCAATTTTTAACATTTTTGCGCTTGAAAGATAAACATGGGTATCAATCCTAACCCTTTTGCGAAATTTTCCAGAACCATCATTGATAAAAAGATTTATCTCTCCATCAGAAGCTCTTGACACAGAATAATCATAATATGCGAGGATGTCGTTGAAACCATCGCCATTAAAATCACTGATAAAGATAAAAACACGCTTTATCATCCTGTTTAAATTAGTTGAGAAATTACGAACATACTTTCCTTCGCCCGACCTTAAAAAAACGCTCATTTTTATGTTGCTTGTATCCTTTGCAACCACAACAAGGTCAAAATATCCATCATTGTTTAAATCCGCAACCGCCGATGCCATGACTTTCACACTGTCAAGTTCCTTTATAGTGAATTCATCAAAGCTTGATATATCGTTTATCTTCATAATCAAAAGGTTTGAATCGGAAACGGTGAGGAAAGTGAAGATTGATGAATCCGCAGAGACCCCGACGAATACAGGCATCGGCTTGTCAAAATTATATCTGAAAATCTCAGATAACTTTTTTTTATCATTCAACCTAAAAAGCGAAACATCGCCAGTTGAGTAATTCGCGCAGAAAAAATAGTTATAATCAGCAAAGGACAAAAATTTCATATCAGTAAAGAACTTGCCGATATTCTCAGACGAAAAATTAAAACCGTCTTCTTTCCTAAATGCGAAAAGAAATGTTTCCCCATCGCCAATTAAAGTTAAATCACTTACCCCATTTCTGTCAAGGTCAGAAACAACGCAATCAGCAAAATTTAAACCTACTACAAGTGAAAAATCATCGGTAAAGGTGAATTTATCAGCGTGATAAAAAACAAGCAGTTTATTTTCGCTTGAATCAAGCATTACAATTTCATCCCTCCCATCAATGTCAAAATCACAACATTCAACCTGAGAGACATTTTGACCTGAAAATTCATATCTTTCAAAAGATGATATACGGTTGATAAATACGAATAATTTCTCACCATTTCCAATGATGACATCTTTAAGTGAGTCACCGTTTATATCGCCGACCGTAATCATTGACGGTTTAGGAATCTTAAACTGAAAGCGAGAGGTTATGCCTGATTGCGTTGTTATGTAAATTTGAACCTCGTTCAAATAGAAAAAAGCAATCGCGTAATCAAAAAAACCATCGTTATTAATATCGGCGACAGCAAAATCAGTTGGTTCTTCTGGAAGTTGAAACGAATACATACGACCGAATTTCCCATCTCCCCTTCCATAGGAAATAATAAGCGAATTGTTCAGCCAATCAATCCCAGCGATATCGGGGACGCCATCGTAATTCAAATCAATTAACTTAATTTTTCGCAGGGGAATTTTAGGGAAAAAGTTAACAGGACTTGAAAAATCGTCTTTCTGTATCTGATAATTGACCGATATCCCAAGCATTAGTTTCCCAGTTGCTACAATATCTTTAAACCCATTCAAATCAATGTCTGAAATCTCAATAATTTCAGGATTTACGCTTGTTGTAACAGATGAAAATCTTTTAAAACCAATTGTATCACCCTTGAAAATTTCAATGATTGAGTTTGACTTATAGACCGTTAAAATTTCACCCCATCCATCGCCATCCAAGTCCTCAACTTTTAAGTCAGTTGCTTTATCTTTGAGTTGAAAGTTGGTATAAAAGTTAAGCGAGCCGTTGTCATTCTTAAAACAGGTTATAGATTTACCCGAAATAACACCGATGTCAGGCATAGCATCTCCGTCAATGTCCCCAATTGAAAATCTTGATACACCCCCAGAAAGTTGAAATTCTTTTAAATAAAAAGCAGGGAAAATTCTATTTTGAGCCGTGAGAAATTCAAAATAAAAAGCAAAGAGGATGAAGAATAATCTATTGAGTTGGACTTCGCTCTTTATTAACATTTTTCAATTCTTCCTTATGCTTCAATCTTTGTTGTCTTCTTATCAACGCTTCTTCGTATCTTCTTTTTTCCTCATCGGTCTGCGGGATTATTGGGGGCACTGGAACAGGTTTACCATTTTCATCAATGGCTACAAAAGTAAGATAAGCTGAATTTGCATGTCTTATCTCGCCTGTCAATGGATTCATCGCA is a window encoding:
- a CDS encoding FG-GAP repeat domain-containing protein is translated as MLIKSEVQLNRLFFILFAFYFEFLTAQNRIFPAFYLKEFQLSGGVSRFSIGDIDGDAMPDIGVISGKSITCFKNDNGSLNFYTNFQLKDKATDLKVEDLDGDGWGEILTVYKSNSIIEIFKGDTIGFKRFSSVTTSVNPEIIEISDIDLNGFKDIVATGKLMLGISVNYQIQKDDFSSPVNFFPKIPLRKIKLIDLNYDGVPDIAGIDWLNNSLIISYGRGDGKFGRMYSFQLPEEPTDFAVADINNDGFFDYAIAFFYLNEVQIYITTQSGITSRFQFKIPKPSMITVGDINGDSLKDVIIGNGEKLFVFINRISSFERYEFSGQNVSQVECCDFDIDGRDEIVMLDSSENKLLVFYHADKFTFTDDFSLVVGLNFADCVVSDLDRNGVSDLTLIGDGETFLFAFRKEDGFNFSSENIGKFFTDMKFLSFADYNYFFCANYSTGDVSLFRLNDKKKLSEIFRYNFDKPMPVFVGVSADSSIFTFLTVSDSNLLIMKINDISSFDEFTIKELDSVKVMASAVADLNNDGYFDLVVVAKDTSNIKMSVFLRSGEGKYVRNFSTNLNRMIKRVFIFISDFNGDGFNDILAYYDYSVSRASDGEINLFINDGSGKFRKRVRIDTHVYLSSAKMLKIADLNGDFKKDFALFDRMRGSVYIYINKDEKFEKFNAGGFKGKFNYLGVVDLDFDGFLDLFLINSASGSVKFIINNKGQF
- a CDS encoding ABC transporter ATP-binding protein — encoded protein: MDFKLQVKNVGKKFGRLTVFEDVNFELEIGSSLVITGKNGSGKSTLVKIIAGLLSPSSGEVIYQIDGKRIDKLDLFKYVGFVAPYLQLYDEFTGYETLEILAKIRGLKNFGERIESALKSVNLYNRRNDLVRGYSSGMKQRLKYACALLHDPVILILDEPTTNLDSEGVDMVWSIARERKSKGILIVATNEPDEIQMCDEVINLDELKLKSRERVVK
- a CDS encoding MXAN_6640 family putative metalloprotease, with protein sequence MWLLLLLIFLIGHIYGQEKAEQVYLTLCDRMGIEVEKPFNFQPFNTGKCGFGLYVEVGRNWDKFNEIQKTNIKKALERPQLQTSILTRSGKFRIHFDTTGVNEPFLIDELGNRIPNSWRGYVDSVARYIDSVYKVQVEIFGFEFNFNDGSAGGGPEYDIYILNLPEGLYGETVFDPLNPLPKLGKAQRYLSFMRIDNSYSKSSFYTQGISALKVTLAHEFNHAVQLLSYGLWEDNIWFYEMTSTWLEEALFDEVNDYYQYIPRFFKNTRAPIYQHDGYDLAVLGIFFQSRFTHRLMVKTWGIIRDEPPLVALELALNDFNSTLRREFVEFSLWNYYTGKRANPRYYKEGENYPEIRFETQPVFLTSNEATVRNSSGALSSQYYMFVWKNDTIVAIISNVNLQYAFLRSNDEFEFEYHITTSSGNDYTPLGNGLRAKLKVNDFDNWGSLNILNSQVSLVKERDVFPNPFYADGVEKVLIPVESGFDEIDLKIFTTGLDLVYSAKVKPEFNFGSYFVSWNGRNSSGEIVKSGVYIYILVADGEEKIGKFVLIRK